The DNA segment GTCTCAAAGACGATTTGTCTTCCGGAACAGCGCTGGTGACTTCGGCATTCTCGATTTTCAGCGAAATTGGCGACCGCCTCAGCATTGCAGAAGCCTACAAGATACTTGGAATGATTAACCGCAAGAGCAAACGGTTCGACATCGCGCTATCGTATTTAGAGAACAGCAAGCGTATCGATGGAGAACTGAACCACACTCTCAATCTGGCAGAAACACTGATTGAAATATCGGCGCTCTACAAGGATATGGGCGAGGCGGAAAAAGCGAAAAAGTACCTGGAGCGTGCCGTCGGGCATTTCGAAAATATCGGCGCTGAAATTCGGGCGAAAGACGCGAAAAAACTGTTGAATAATCTATCAGCATAACAGCGGTCCATCCGTAATGCCGATGGGTTGTCGGTGAAATTTAATAAAAATCTATAACTCTTTATGTGGGCGTGGGAAATAACGGTCTCATTTTCTTGACTTAAAGCAATCGCCTGTTTAAGTTAATAGCGGTATTTGGAAATAACGAAAAAGGGCGATCATTTTGGGACGATTGGATTAGAATTTGAGCGACTTAAAGAACGAATCACAGGTAAATAGCGACTTTTCACACAAAGATAAATACCGGTTCATTTTTGATAAGATAAGCGATTTGGTTATCTTGTGTGGAGCCGATTATACCATTTTAGAATCGAATCGGTCAGCGGATGTCATTTTTGGGCAAGGCGAATCGCTGGTAGGGAAAAAATGTCATTCGGTTTTACATCAAAAGGGCATGCCGTGCATCGATTGTCCGCTTCATGACACATTAAAAAGCGGTCTGATCATTCCGCTGGTCAAATATGACGAACGGTTTGGTGAGTATTTTGAAGAGCGGACACATCCCATACTCGATGAAGACGATCATCTTCAATCGTTTATCATCACCAGTAAAAACGTCACAAAAAGTCGTGAACTGGAAGAAAAATCCGCGCAAGCGAAAAAATTGCTCGCTCTTGGACAAATTTCATCGGGTGTCGCACATGATTTTAACAACGTCTTAACGGTTGTCCTCGGGCGCATTCAACTGCTCAAGAGGCAAATTACCGACGAGTACATCCTCAACAGCCTGAAAATGATCGAAAAGTCTGCACTCGACGGCGCATCGAAAGTCCGTAAAATTCAGGAATTCTCACGCCCGAGTGAAGGTGCGCTAACCGAAACAATCGATTTGAAGAAGATAATTGAAGAGGTTGTCGAAATCACCCGACCCAAATGGGAAACCGCATCAAAGCTCAAAGGCACATTGATCGAACCGATTTTGGAACTGGAAGACAAGATTTTTGTGTTGGGCGATTCATCAGACATCAGAAATGCTTTCACCAATATTATTTTCAATGCCGTTGACGCGATGCCGGAAGGCGGAGTGCTGTATATTAAAACAGAAACCGATAACCAAAACGTTTCTATAAAATTTAAAGACACCGGAATCGGAATGACACCAGAAACCGTCGAAAAAGTATTCGATCCGTTTTTCTCGACGAAAGGCGTGATGGGAACCGGCCTGGGCATGAGCGAAGTTTACGGGATTATCAAGCGTCATAACGGTCGAATCGGCATTCAGAGCGAGGTCGGAAAAGGAACGATGATTTTACTGCATCTTCCAAAAGTGGCCGCCGCGAAGATCGGCGCTCCGGTGATCGAAATTGGCAAGACCGCTCCGGCCCGCATTTTGGTTATCGACGATGAGGAACATATTCTGGAAATATTCAAAGATTTGCTTTCCGAACTCGGTCATGAAGTCGATACAAATTCGTCCTCTGTGGCGGCGCTTGATTTATTTCGAAAGAAGCGGCACGACATCGTCATCACTGACCTTGGAATGCCTGTAATGACCGGAATAGAAATTTCCAAAAAGATCAAAGAGATCCGTCGGGAAACTCAAATCATTATGGTTTCCGGCTGGGCGTTGAGCCTTGACGAAAAATCTGTGAGTAAATGCATCGATTTTGTGATCAATAAACCATTCTCGATCGAAAAAATCATTTACACAATTTCGGAAGCTGCAGCCGTTATCCAAAAACAGAAAACCGGTTAATTTCAACCCGATTGCTCATTCCTTGAGAAAAATCCTCTATCTTGCTTTAATTGCCTTCTTTGTTGCCTGCGGATCGGATAAACAGAAGCGTTTTGTTGGTGACGATGCAAATTATTCGGAAAAGGATATTGTCAATGGCGGAACGCTCGTCGCGGGAATCAATGGTGAACCGGACGCACTGAATCCGTTGACCGGATTGCTTCAGCCGGCCATCAATATCCAGAGCCTTATTTTCAGACGCTTGGCGGATATCAACGAAGATTTGGCGACTTTTTCGCCGCAAATGGCAAAGAGTTGGGAGTTTTCAAAGAACGGCCTTGCCATTACATTTCATCTTCGTACAGACGTTTTTTGGCACGACGGCGCTCCATTCTCAGCAAAAGACGTTGTCTTTACTCACGAAATCGAAGTGAATCCGAAGATTTTCTGGGACGGCGCCTCATTCAAGGTCAACATCAAAAAAGTGATAGCGCTTAATGACTCGACGGTTGTGTTTTATTTCGCTAAAAAATCGCCGACGATGCTCATGGATGCCGTTGAAGGATTCATTCTTCCAGAGCATTTGTTGAAAAATGTCTCGCCGGAGAAAATGCCGACGATTGCATTCAATCGTCATCCAGTCGGAACAGGCCCTTTCCGATTTCAAGAGTGGAGAAGTCAGCAATACGTGATTTTAACACAGTTTGATCGCTATTATGAAACTGGCAAGCCGCATCTCGACACCGTGATTTTTAAAATTATTCCAGACGGTGCCGGTATGGTACGCCAACTTCTCAGCGGCGACATCGATTTTACCGAAGTCATTCCACCGCGGGATTTCATCCGTCTGCAAAAAGAGTGGAAAGCCGGGAATTCGCCTCTGCGTCCGGTAAGTTATCTCGGACGGACGTACGATTTCATTGGATGGAATCTGATCGACGGAGCGCACTTTCGGAAGATGCGCAAAAGATATGGCGAAGATGTTTCCAGTATTCAGAAATATATCCAGCCGCATCCTCTTTTCGGAAGCCGGAAGGTCAGAACAGCGCTGACGATGGCGATCGACCGCGTCGCGGTTGCGCGGATCGTCAATGACGGAATGGCAACGCCAATGAATGGCCCGATTTCGTTGGTTCTTTGGGGGTACAACGAAAAAGCCAATCGTGTCGTTCCGTTCGATCCCAAACGCGCCGCCAAACTTTTAAAAGAAGAAGGCTGGAAGGATTCCGACGGCGATGGCGTTCTGGAAAAAGACGGAAGGAAATTCCGGTTCGAAATGATAACCAACGCAGGAAATACACGACGAGAACAAGCTTTAACGCTGATTCAAAATCAGCTCAAACAGGTCGGCGTTGAAATGATCCCGAGAATCGCGGATTCCGGTCTTTTGTTTGGAAGAATGTTGCCGGAACGGGATTTTGATGCTGTTCTAATCGGCTGGAATGTCGCCCTGAAAATGGATTTGTCGCCGTTGTTTCATCGTTCATCGTTCTTTATTCCGTTTCATTTTAACGGCTATTATTCTCCGGAGTTTGACCGGCTCGAGGAATTGGCGGAATCGACGATTTCTCCTCAGGAAGCACAGAAATATTGGGATGGGATCACGACGCTGTTGTCAACCGATTTGCCGTACACGTGGCTTTACTATAAGATGGAGTGTTCGGCGATTCATCGCCGGTTCAAGAATGTCGTCATCGATCAACGGGGCGCGTACAATAACCTCGAAGATTGGTGGATTCCGGTGAAAGAACGCCGTGCGATCGGCGACTAACGGAAAGGTTTGAAGAAGTGTCCGCCTATTTATTCAGGCGATTAATCGGGATTGTGCCGGTTGTATTGATCGGCGCGACGCTAATTTTTATCCTCGTTCATCTTGCGCCGGGCGATCCGGCAACGATCTTTCTCGATCCGAATGCCGCAATTCATACACGTGAACAAATCGGAGAGCGGTTCGGCTTAGATCAGTCGGTGGCAACGCAATATCTGAAATGGCTTTTCGGTGTGATCTTTCATTTCGATTTCGGAAACTCTTTTACTACCGGCCGTCCGGCTACTGAAATGATCGTTGAAGCGCTTGAACCGACGTTGATCCTAACAGTTCTTTCATTGATTTTAGGCATTTTTATTGGGATAATTTTAGGAATTTACGCCGCCGCTTGGGAGGGACGCGCTTTCGACAAAGCGATCTCCGCAATCATGCTTTTCTTTTATTCTATGCCGTCGTTTCTGATTGGCGTTTTACTGTTGGGATTATTTGCCGTGCGGCTGGATTGGCTTCCGTCTTCTCAAATGGCGTCGCTTTTTCACAATCAGTTGTCATTTGGCGGGCGCATACTGGATTCTATCCGACATCTCATTCTACCCGTGACAACTTTAGGCATTTCATTTTCCGCCGTCTTTTTCAAATATATCCGCGGAAGCATGGTTGAATCTCTGCACTCGAACTATATTTTGGCAGCGCGGGCGCGTGGTGTGGAGAGCGGAAAAATATTTTATAAATATGCGCTTCGGAATTCGCTCCTGCCATTTAT comes from the Candidatus Marinimicrobia bacterium CG08_land_8_20_14_0_20_45_22 genome and includes:
- a CDS encoding diguanylate cyclase translates to MSAYLFRRLIGIVPVVLIGATLIFILVHLAPGDPATIFLDPNAAIHTREQIGERFGLDQSVATQYLKWLFGVIFHFDFGNSFTTGRPATEMIVEALEPTLILTVLSLILGIFIGIILGIYAAAWEGRAFDKAISAIMLFFYSMPSFLIGVLLLGLFAVRLDWLPSSQMASLFHNQLSFGGRILDSIRHLILPVTTLGISFSAVFFKYIRGSMVESLHSNYILAARARGVESGKIFYKYALRNSLLPFISTIGLTLPMLFSGALIIEIVFSLPGMGRVMFYAALARDYPVIIAAGSLAFFSVVVGNLLADVFYVIADPRIRLKGRSS